In one Nicotiana tomentosiformis chromosome 6, ASM39032v3, whole genome shotgun sequence genomic region, the following are encoded:
- the LOC104112114 gene encoding fasciclin-like arabinogalactan protein 11, which translates to MMSYLVFSLSLLLIFLHCCTLTLVQTSAAAPAPSGPTNITKILEKAGQFTTFIRLLKTTQAGDQINTQLNNSNQGMTVFAPTDNAFSSLKAGTLNSLSSQQQVSLVQFHLLPNFISISQFQTVSNPLRTQAGDTGPGDFPLNVTTLGNQVNVSTGIVDATVANTIYTDGELAVYQVDKVLQPLNIFASPSPATAPAPATLNLKKKSPAALSPSSGSDDAVVDHSAAGGVSVHGVAVLGLGGFLFMFWL; encoded by the coding sequence atgATGAGCTATCTTGTTTTCTCTCTTTCATTGCTTTTAATTTTCCTCCATTGTTGCACCTTGACTCTAGTCCAAACTTCTGCCGCAGCCCCAGCTCCATCCGGCCCAACCAACATCACAAAAATACTCGAAAAAGCCGGCCAATTCACCACATTTATCCGGCTCTTAAAAACCACTCAAGCCGGTGATCAAATCAACACACAATTAAATAATTCAAACCAAGGAATGACTGTTTTTGCACCTACGGATAACGCATTCTCGAGCTTAAAAGCTGGGACCCTCAATTCTCTGAGTTCTCAACAACAAGTTTCGCTAGTTCAATTTCATTTACTTCCcaattttatttcaatttcacAGTTTCAAACTGTGAGCAATCCGTTAAGGACACAAGCTGGAGACACTGGTCCCGGTGATTTTCCGTTAAATGTAACGACTTTAGGAAACCAAGTGAATGTGTCAACTGGCATTGTGGATGCTACTGTGGCTAATACGATTTACACTGACGGTGAACTGGCAGTTTATCAAGTGGATAAAGTGCTTCAACCTTTGAATATTTTTGCTTCTCCTTCGCCGGCAACAGCACCGGCTCCGGCGACGTTGAATCTAAAAAAGAAATCTCCGGCAGCGTTGAGTCCCAGCTCCGGCAGTGATGATGCGGTGGTAGATCATTCGGCTGCTGGTGGAGTTAGCGTGCATGGCGTGGCGGTGTTGGGACTTGGAGGTTTCTTGTTTATGTTTTGGTTGTGA